The nucleotide window GTCGAACTCGCCGAGCGCACCGCCTCTCCGCGAACCGACCGCTGGGTCAACGGTCTGCTCCAGCGTCTGGCCGGCCACCGGGACGTCGCCCCCGTCCGGGAGGTGCTGGAGCGCACGGCCACCATCTGAGCAACAGCCGATCAGCGGCCCAGAGTAGGCTGACCGCTGCACGGCCCCCGCACCCACCCGCGGGGGCCGTCGCCTTTCCGGCCGGCTGGGCCGGGCGTCCTACACTCGGGCTTTCTGGTGGGGCACCGGGGCGATGAAGCCGATGTAATCCGAATGCCACGTATGTCAGTGCCTGGCGTCACGATGCGCCCATGACCGAACGAGGACCAGGAAGCACGGGGCGCGCCAACCTATGGCAGGAGATCAACGAGCGCCGCACAGCCTTGTACCGCTTTTACGGCGCTGATCGGCAGTTGCTTTACGTCGGAATCACCTGCAACGTCGAAGAGCGCTTCAAAGACCACGCACGAGACAAGAGGAAACCCTGGTGGCCGGAGGTCGCCGAGCACACGATCGAGTGGTTCGAAGACCGAGCGAAGGCGGCGCATGCCGAGACCCACGCCATCGTGACTGAAGTTCCGCAGTACAACATCGCCCATAGTGGGACGCACTATCGAATCAACTATAAGTTCAGTTGGCTGCAACGCCAACTGAATGAAGAAGAGAAACACATTCGGACTCCTCGGCATACCCCGCGATCCAAACGTGGCCAGAAAGCTCTCGCGGAGGCTCTAGAGCGGCAACAGATTGTCGACGAACACCGACCTGGCGCTCCGTTGAAATGGGACGGAAGAAACCTAACTTCCTACAGCCACAGACGCGATGGCGCCCCTCGCGATATTCGACAATACATGCAATGGTTTCGCGAACGGGACAGATACACCGTGATCTATACCGAACGATGGTCCGGATGCGGGTCATGGCCTGCCGAAGCTCTATGGTTGGAAACG belongs to Streptantibioticus cattleyicolor NRRL 8057 = DSM 46488 and includes:
- a CDS encoding GIY-YIG nuclease family protein, coding for MTERGPGSTGRANLWQEINERRTALYRFYGADRQLLYVGITCNVEERFKDHARDKRKPWWPEVAEHTIEWFEDRAKAAHAETHAIVTEVPQYNIAHSGTHYRINYKFSWLQRQLNEEEKHIRTPRHTPRSKRGQKALAEALERQQIVDEHRPGAPLKWDGRNLTSYSHRRDGAPRDIRQYMQWFRERDRYTVIYTERWSGCGSWPAEALWLETRRRQGECPICVGEQAPCQVIRRIVERYKNQPYFPL